A region from the Ralstonia pickettii genome encodes:
- a CDS encoding YaiO family outer membrane beta-barrel protein, with translation MDRTSIAWMLAAAICGMTAPAAWAQAAEPAATQDTAAQSAEAVQPAEPAQGTQPTEASEALQPAEPATAPAAATEPEQPAAQEGAPPPADATALAATPVPTPGANAPTVPQPLPEPYVPERAAIEAVLDTGHMSDGFGGATAVALRGMMVTSYGIWQAELDRQSRFGFAGQYGALSLTRDLSEDYYVLVGAGTGNSELFSKWRVDVAGYRKFGPDRRFVAGIGAYYAQGQDSVRNDQGLVLSSLAYFPSVVLEGGLRFNRANPGMVFGPSQYIAATIGNDEKRALVLRVEHAREAYQVLTTGTERADYNSMSYAIQWRERVARDLLLIVGAQYYHNPFYNRTYGEIGFRWSFR, from the coding sequence GTGGATCGAACTTCAATTGCGTGGATGCTGGCGGCTGCCATCTGCGGCATGACAGCGCCGGCGGCATGGGCACAGGCTGCCGAGCCGGCCGCCACCCAGGACACCGCGGCCCAGTCCGCGGAAGCGGTGCAACCGGCCGAACCAGCACAAGGAACACAGCCGACCGAAGCCTCCGAAGCGCTGCAACCGGCAGAGCCGGCCACAGCGCCAGCCGCCGCCACGGAACCGGAACAACCGGCTGCACAGGAAGGCGCGCCGCCGCCGGCGGACGCCACGGCATTGGCCGCGACGCCCGTGCCGACGCCCGGCGCCAACGCGCCAACCGTGCCGCAACCGCTGCCCGAACCGTATGTACCGGAGCGCGCTGCCATCGAGGCCGTGCTCGACACCGGCCATATGAGCGATGGCTTTGGCGGGGCCACCGCCGTAGCCCTGCGCGGCATGATGGTCACTTCGTACGGCATCTGGCAGGCCGAGCTGGATCGGCAGAGCCGCTTTGGCTTTGCGGGCCAGTACGGCGCGCTATCGCTCACGCGCGATCTTTCGGAGGATTACTACGTCCTCGTCGGCGCAGGTACGGGCAACAGCGAGTTGTTCTCGAAGTGGCGTGTGGATGTGGCGGGCTATCGCAAGTTCGGCCCGGACCGCCGTTTCGTGGCCGGCATTGGTGCGTACTACGCGCAGGGCCAGGACAGCGTGCGCAACGACCAGGGGCTGGTGCTCAGTTCGCTGGCGTATTTCCCGTCGGTCGTGCTGGAGGGCGGCTTGCGTTTCAACCGGGCCAACCCCGGCATGGTGTTCGGCCCGAGCCAGTACATTGCGGCCACCATCGGTAACGACGAAAAGCGCGCGCTCGTGCTGCGCGTGGAGCACGCCCGCGAGGCCTACCAGGTGCTGACCACCGGCACCGAGCGTGCGGACTACAACAGCATGAGCTACGCCATCCAGTGGCGCGAGCGTGTCGCGCGTGACTTGCTGCTGATCGTCGGCGCGCAGTACTACCACAATCCGTTCTACAACCGCACCTACGGTGAAATCGGCTTCCGCTGGAGCTTCCGATGA
- a CDS encoding efflux transporter outer membrane subunit: MRSGRWTPLALAAALFLAACSLAPTYEKPDVGTPNAFKEAAQPADAPLAAGEQGKWKTAEPALPADGAWWKIFNDPTLDKLEAQAAEASPTLAAAAARVNQARAFVQANRASLFPELDAGFGPTRQRASAASAGLPVGAPVQPQTYWRAQSTVAYEVDLFGRVRNNIDAAGADAERVEALYRAARLSLQADVAQTYFSLRTLDAEEALLSRTLVGREEALKLVQRRFNTGDIGELDVARADAELATARSDRIGVQRRRAVLEHALATLLGKAPADFTMSTDPLQSADVRVPAGLPSALLERRPDVAAAERSMAAANARIGVARAAFFPQLLLTGGFGYESHDIGDLLKWGSRTWILGPLVGTALSLPIFDGGARSAGVKQARAAYEENVANYRESVLVAFREVEDNLSELRLLADQAKAQDDAVRASTRAAQLSRTRYNAGSVNYLDVIDAERNMLSAERIGVQLAGSRMNSTVGLIKALGGGWGDLPPANASQPATVAQQ; this comes from the coding sequence ATGCGGTCGGGCCGCTGGACCCCGCTGGCGCTGGCCGCCGCGCTGTTCCTCGCGGCCTGCTCGCTCGCCCCGACCTACGAGAAGCCGGACGTTGGCACACCCAACGCCTTCAAGGAAGCTGCACAACCCGCGGACGCACCGTTGGCTGCAGGCGAGCAAGGCAAGTGGAAGACCGCCGAGCCTGCCCTGCCCGCCGACGGCGCGTGGTGGAAGATCTTCAACGACCCGACGCTCGACAAGCTCGAAGCGCAGGCCGCTGAAGCCAGCCCCACGCTGGCCGCCGCAGCCGCGCGCGTGAACCAGGCGCGTGCCTTCGTGCAAGCCAACCGTGCATCGCTGTTCCCGGAACTGGATGCGGGCTTCGGCCCGACGCGCCAGCGGGCTTCGGCGGCATCGGCCGGTTTGCCGGTCGGCGCGCCCGTGCAGCCGCAGACGTACTGGCGCGCGCAATCCACCGTGGCGTATGAGGTCGACCTGTTCGGCCGCGTGCGCAACAACATCGATGCGGCCGGCGCCGATGCCGAGCGTGTCGAAGCGCTGTACCGCGCCGCCCGTCTGTCATTGCAGGCCGACGTGGCGCAGACGTACTTCAGCCTGCGCACGCTGGATGCGGAAGAAGCCTTGCTGTCCCGCACGCTGGTCGGCCGCGAAGAGGCGCTCAAGCTCGTGCAGCGCCGCTTCAACACCGGCGACATCGGCGAACTGGACGTCGCCCGCGCTGATGCCGAACTCGCGACGGCACGCTCGGATCGCATCGGCGTGCAGCGCCGTCGTGCCGTGCTGGAACATGCGCTCGCAACGCTGCTGGGCAAAGCACCGGCTGATTTCACGATGAGTACGGACCCGCTGCAATCGGCCGACGTGCGCGTACCGGCGGGCCTCCCGTCTGCCTTGCTGGAGCGCCGTCCCGATGTGGCTGCGGCGGAACGCTCGATGGCTGCGGCCAACGCACGCATTGGCGTGGCGCGCGCGGCGTTCTTCCCGCAACTGCTGCTCACGGGCGGCTTTGGCTACGAATCGCACGACATCGGCGACCTGCTCAAGTGGGGCAGCCGCACGTGGATTCTCGGACCGCTGGTCGGCACCGCGCTGTCACTGCCGATCTTTGACGGAGGCGCCCGCAGCGCCGGCGTGAAGCAGGCGCGCGCCGCGTATGAAGAGAACGTCGCCAACTACCGCGAAAGCGTGCTCGTCGCCTTCCGCGAGGTGGAAGACAACCTGTCAGAACTGCGTCTGCTGGCCGATCAAGCCAAGGCACAGGACGACGCCGTGCGCGCGTCCACGCGCGCCGCGCAACTCTCGCGCACGCGCTACAACGCGGGGTCGGTCAACTACCTGGACGTGATCGATGCCGAGCGCAACATGCTGTCCGCCGAACGCATCGGCGTGCAGCTGGCCGGCAGCCGCATGAACTCCACGGTGGGGCTCATCAAGGCGCTGGGCGGCGGCTGGGGTGATCTGCCGCCGGCCAACGCGTCCCAGCCTGCAACGGTGGCGCAACAGTAA
- a CDS encoding glycosyltransferase family 2 protein: protein MSTLAIDILLVIAFCIITLLVVYTARHYLFTLNRLFGRQRQPYLDIEQGAWPSVVVCVAAHNEERVIADCLNALLLVDYPRDKLTIMPVNDRSKDRTREIIDEIAARNPGRFQLFHRTEGRPGKAAALRDATQLIDAEIMIVFDADYLPARGLIKQLVAPFFDPEVGAIMGRVVPVNAGANLLTRLLDLERSGGYQVDQTARMNLGLVPQYGGTVGGIRRRALDDIGGWNIDTLAEDTDVTFRLLQHGWKTVYQNRSECYEEVPEVWPVRLKQISRWSRGHNQVMVQNIRKLLANDRISRLERLDGALLLLIFVMPMVQLAGWVVAVILFYAAAQSIVSGWVLLAALLCYGGLGTNAAFFEIAAATYLDGHRNRIRLLPLNLFGFLVSMVTISRAGVTQVIDAVKKRELVWDKTERFRTEAAGVVNIMAGEVPVPTGTEGA, encoded by the coding sequence ATGTCCACGCTTGCGATCGATATCCTGCTGGTGATTGCGTTCTGCATCATCACGCTGCTCGTCGTCTACACCGCGCGGCATTATCTGTTCACGCTGAACCGGCTATTCGGCCGTCAGCGTCAGCCGTATCTCGACATTGAGCAGGGGGCGTGGCCGAGCGTGGTCGTCTGCGTGGCGGCACACAATGAAGAGCGCGTGATTGCCGACTGCCTCAACGCGCTGCTGCTGGTGGATTACCCGCGCGACAAGCTGACCATCATGCCGGTCAACGATCGCTCGAAGGATCGCACGCGCGAAATCATCGACGAGATTGCGGCACGCAACCCGGGTCGTTTCCAGCTTTTTCACCGCACAGAAGGCCGGCCGGGCAAAGCCGCGGCGTTGCGCGATGCCACGCAGTTGATCGACGCCGAGATCATGATCGTGTTCGATGCCGACTACCTGCCGGCGCGTGGCCTCATCAAACAGCTTGTGGCGCCGTTCTTTGACCCGGAAGTGGGCGCCATCATGGGCCGCGTGGTGCCGGTGAATGCCGGGGCGAACCTGCTCACGCGCCTGCTCGACCTGGAGCGCTCCGGCGGCTACCAGGTCGACCAGACCGCCCGCATGAACCTGGGCCTGGTGCCGCAATACGGCGGCACCGTGGGCGGCATCCGCCGTCGCGCGCTGGACGACATCGGCGGCTGGAACATCGACACGCTGGCGGAAGACACTGACGTGACGTTCCGCCTGCTCCAGCACGGCTGGAAGACGGTCTACCAGAACCGCTCCGAATGCTACGAAGAGGTGCCCGAAGTCTGGCCCGTGCGGCTTAAGCAGATCAGCCGGTGGTCGCGCGGCCACAACCAGGTGATGGTGCAGAACATCCGCAAGCTGCTGGCGAACGATCGCATCAGCCGGCTGGAACGGCTGGACGGCGCGTTGCTGCTGCTCATCTTCGTCATGCCCATGGTGCAGCTGGCCGGCTGGGTGGTGGCGGTCATCCTGTTCTATGCGGCTGCGCAATCGATCGTCTCGGGGTGGGTGCTGCTCGCGGCGCTGCTGTGCTACGGCGGGCTGGGCACGAATGCGGCCTTCTTCGAGATCGCAGCGGCCACCTACCTCGATGGTCATCGGAACCGCATCCGCCTGCTGCCGCTGAACCTGTTCGGCTTCCTGGTCAGCATGGTGACCATCTCGCGCGCCGGCGTGACGCAGGTGATCGATGCCGTGAAAAAGCGCGAGCTGGTGTGGGACAAGACCGAGCGCTTCCGCACCGAAGCCGCGGGCGTGGTCAACATCATGGCCGGCGAGGTGCCGGTGCCCACGGGCACGGAGGGCGCATGA
- a CDS encoding polysaccharide deacetylase family protein: MSTPSKRIDWRKHLTSLLILIAFAACALLLARNLSAGPGRPQTDDIVLVVPDNLGQDNRIYVQAWEDAALEEGVRLRTMSASDFVRHGLNGERVFAGVILPDTVHRSMTTALVNQISQFVQDGGALMQVYDAGILNEKGFYEDGASRLSTLAGVQYGFYSTLREKMASQATVYGQPDAMVDLHIPPGRWIVSNGRAVLSGYGQDMLQYPTLRTHGDYAGKVLLRSEDSSIIAGERTVGKGHVLFVNLPLTYLKLRTDGVLMHGFLSYFAGRVLEQPRLSPAPQGVGGLVLNWHCDARICIEATDKLIEDGVFKRGPFSFHITAGPDQRQFGDGLGVNLAHNPAFAEVVHGLMKQGHEVGSHGGWIHDWFGLNVTEDNQSTMETYLQKNADAIETLTGKPQTEYSAPTGNQPEWATRWLDEHNVKGYYFTGNIGQGPTRTYRNGRRDEHIWSFPVQTYGQYATIEEADMAHIPEAEIAAWLTSLVKFATESGEIRLIYFHPPGAVRYLHAIDALMDAADAQEARKRFRWHTITQMADFAERREKTVWQTTSERGDVRVSAENPETLSDLTWLFSADRYAEPRVEAGQASVVREGNNWRVVAGAGSKLTIAAKLKTGT; encoded by the coding sequence ATGAGCACTCCTTCCAAACGCATCGACTGGCGCAAGCACCTGACCAGTCTGCTGATCCTGATTGCCTTTGCGGCCTGCGCGCTGCTGTTGGCGCGCAACCTCAGCGCCGGCCCGGGCCGCCCGCAGACCGATGACATCGTGCTGGTGGTGCCCGACAACCTGGGGCAAGACAACCGCATCTACGTACAGGCGTGGGAAGACGCCGCGCTGGAAGAGGGGGTACGCCTGCGCACCATGTCGGCATCGGATTTCGTGCGTCATGGGTTGAATGGTGAGCGCGTGTTTGCCGGCGTGATCCTGCCGGACACCGTGCACCGTTCGATGACGACCGCGCTCGTCAACCAGATCAGCCAGTTCGTGCAGGACGGCGGCGCGTTGATGCAGGTGTACGACGCCGGCATCCTCAACGAAAAGGGCTTCTACGAGGATGGCGCCTCGCGCCTCTCGACGCTGGCCGGCGTGCAATACGGTTTCTATTCGACGCTGCGCGAAAAGATGGCCAGCCAGGCGACCGTCTACGGCCAGCCCGATGCGATGGTCGATCTGCATATTCCGCCGGGGCGCTGGATTGTGTCGAATGGGCGTGCAGTGCTGTCGGGCTATGGGCAGGACATGCTGCAGTACCCGACCCTGCGCACGCACGGCGACTACGCCGGCAAGGTGTTGCTGCGCTCCGAAGACAGCTCGATCATCGCCGGCGAGCGCACCGTCGGCAAAGGCCACGTGTTGTTCGTCAACCTGCCGCTGACGTATCTGAAGCTGCGCACCGATGGCGTGCTGATGCATGGCTTCCTGAGCTACTTTGCGGGCCGCGTGCTGGAACAGCCGCGCCTGTCGCCGGCGCCGCAGGGCGTGGGTGGCCTGGTGCTGAACTGGCACTGCGATGCTCGCATCTGTATTGAGGCAACGGACAAGCTCATCGAAGACGGCGTCTTCAAGCGCGGCCCGTTCAGCTTCCACATCACCGCCGGCCCCGACCAGCGCCAGTTTGGCGACGGGCTGGGCGTGAATCTGGCCCACAACCCCGCGTTTGCGGAGGTCGTGCACGGTCTGATGAAGCAAGGGCACGAGGTCGGCAGCCACGGGGGTTGGATCCACGACTGGTTCGGCCTGAACGTGACGGAAGACAACCAGTCCACGATGGAGACCTACCTGCAGAAGAACGCAGACGCCATCGAGACACTGACCGGCAAGCCGCAGACGGAGTATTCCGCCCCCACCGGCAATCAGCCCGAGTGGGCCACCCGCTGGCTGGATGAGCACAACGTCAAGGGCTACTACTTCACCGGCAATATCGGCCAGGGACCGACGCGTACGTATCGCAACGGCCGGCGCGACGAGCACATCTGGTCGTTCCCCGTGCAGACCTACGGGCAGTACGCGACCATTGAAGAAGCCGACATGGCGCACATTCCGGAAGCGGAGATTGCGGCGTGGCTGACTTCGCTGGTGAAGTTCGCCACCGAGTCCGGCGAGATCCGCCTGATCTACTTCCACCCGCCTGGCGCGGTGCGCTACCTGCACGCCATTGACGCGCTGATGGATGCCGCCGACGCGCAAGAGGCGCGCAAGCGCTTCCGCTGGCACACCATCACGCAGATGGCCGACTTTGCCGAGCGGCGCGAAAAGACCGTGTGGCAGACAACGTCGGAGCGCGGCGACGTGCGCGTGAGCGCGGAAAACCCGGAAACGCTGAGCGACCTGACGTGGCTGTTTTCAGCCGACCGTTATGCCGAACCGCGCGTGGAAGCCGGTCAGGCCAGCGTGGTCCGGGAAGGCAATAACTGGCGCGTGGTGGCGGGCGCGGGCAGCAAGCTCACCATTGCGGCCAAGCTGAAGACCGGCACCTGA